In Fundidesulfovibrio soli, the following proteins share a genomic window:
- a CDS encoding ATP-binding protein — translation MSFRSHAACRGLVALVLALILCGAWRPPASAGQAPAPEQPAPARRVLIAFAETPEYLAYPNFLASFKSTLAEQYGLRPDFSIEYLAMGRNTRDSGYAADLKRFLAAKHRFAPPDVVVSFGGTGAAFMLANGAEIFPGSPLVVGGATMGRAPDTLPPGVTVLATSYDPAQALQAIQHARPTVRNVAVVIGASPAEQRLAQEWKARLGKGIPDCSIEFVSNRSLLETLEYLNRLRPDSAILFHSFFQDGSGAAFHPLTVFHRIISEARAPVFVTQDTFVGVGAVGGYVISNRNAGAVAARVVGEILSGNAQGGVRDVDNTEYLYDWRQLKRLSIPESRLPSGSRVEHREPTAWQTYRWQIVALAVLLACLFSYIVILHVARARHLRMQVELARSKNKLHALLEAMPSAIIAVDQHGRVSSWNREAALLSGVPEERALGLPLRQAFPWLADQVGGMDARQLASQSQHIERADFLQGEEHRFLSVSMYAVLEGEAREVVLRVDDVSRQVRLEELMIHNEKIMSLGGLAAGMAHEINNPLGIILQSVQNVERRLSPSFAKNGQAASECGLPLAALDCYLERRGVAVALQDIKEAGARAADIVRNTLDFSRKDGAGCEPCDLVALLGNIVGFAQNDFDLESNYDMKKVRLVFDHGPGPVTAHCSRSQIGQVFLNLIKNGVQAMGAVEARGYVPTLTMTVREDHDTCYVEFADNGPGIPESVQKHIFEPFFTTKKPGKGTGLGLSVSYFIVTRNHGGRMSVESTPGKGARFVVALPKFPRGRQQGAAGA, via the coding sequence ATGAGCTTCCGCAGTCATGCAGCATGCCGGGGGCTGGTGGCCCTGGTGCTCGCCCTGATATTGTGCGGCGCGTGGCGGCCTCCGGCCAGCGCCGGGCAGGCCCCTGCCCCGGAACAACCGGCCCCGGCCAGGCGCGTGCTGATCGCTTTTGCTGAGACCCCTGAATACCTGGCCTATCCCAACTTTCTGGCCAGCTTCAAATCGACCCTCGCCGAACAGTACGGGCTGCGCCCGGACTTCTCCATCGAATACCTGGCCATGGGCCGCAACACCCGGGACTCCGGCTACGCCGCGGACCTCAAACGCTTCCTGGCAGCCAAGCACCGCTTCGCCCCCCCGGATGTCGTGGTCTCCTTCGGGGGCACCGGAGCGGCGTTCATGCTGGCCAACGGGGCGGAGATCTTCCCCGGCAGTCCGCTGGTGGTGGGCGGCGCCACCATGGGCAGGGCGCCTGACACGCTGCCGCCAGGCGTCACCGTGCTGGCCACCAGCTACGACCCGGCCCAGGCCCTGCAGGCCATCCAGCACGCGCGGCCCACGGTGCGCAACGTGGCGGTGGTGATCGGGGCGTCCCCCGCCGAGCAGCGTCTGGCCCAGGAGTGGAAGGCGCGGCTCGGCAAGGGCATCCCGGACTGCTCCATCGAGTTCGTCTCCAACCGGAGCCTGCTGGAGACGCTCGAATACCTGAACCGCCTGCGCCCCGATTCGGCCATCCTGTTCCATTCCTTCTTCCAGGACGGCTCGGGGGCCGCTTTCCACCCCCTCACCGTGTTCCACCGCATCATCAGCGAGGCGAGAGCCCCTGTGTTCGTCACCCAGGACACCTTCGTGGGAGTGGGGGCCGTGGGCGGCTATGTCATCAGCAACAGGAACGCCGGGGCCGTCGCGGCCCGCGTGGTGGGGGAGATACTCTCCGGCAACGCCCAAGGCGGGGTGCGCGACGTGGACAACACCGAGTATCTGTACGACTGGCGACAGCTCAAACGCTTAAGCATCCCCGAATCCCGGCTGCCCTCAGGGAGCCGGGTGGAGCACCGCGAGCCCACCGCGTGGCAGACCTACCGCTGGCAGATCGTGGCCCTGGCCGTGCTGCTGGCGTGTCTCTTCAGCTACATCGTCATCCTGCATGTGGCGCGGGCCAGGCACCTGCGCATGCAGGTCGAGCTGGCCCGCAGCAAGAACAAGCTCCACGCCCTGCTGGAAGCCATGCCCTCGGCCATCATCGCGGTGGACCAGCATGGGCGCGTGAGCAGTTGGAACAGGGAGGCCGCGCTCCTGAGCGGAGTGCCCGAGGAGCGGGCCCTGGGCCTGCCCCTGCGCCAGGCCTTCCCCTGGCTGGCGGACCAGGTGGGTGGGATGGACGCGCGGCAACTGGCCAGCCAGTCGCAGCATATCGAGCGCGCTGATTTCCTCCAGGGCGAGGAGCACAGGTTCCTGAGCGTCTCCATGTATGCGGTGCTTGAGGGCGAGGCCCGCGAGGTGGTGCTGCGCGTCGACGACGTGAGCAGGCAGGTGCGCCTGGAAGAACTGATGATCCACAACGAGAAGATCATGTCCCTGGGGGGGCTGGCCGCCGGGATGGCCCACGAGATCAACAACCCCCTGGGCATCATCCTTCAGTCCGTGCAGAACGTGGAGCGCAGGCTCTCCCCCTCCTTCGCCAAGAACGGGCAGGCGGCCAGCGAGTGCGGCCTGCCGCTCGCCGCCCTGGACTGCTACCTGGAGCGGCGCGGGGTGGCCGTGGCCCTCCAGGACATCAAGGAGGCCGGAGCCCGCGCGGCGGATATCGTCCGCAACACGCTGGACTTCTCCCGCAAGGACGGGGCAGGCTGTGAGCCCTGCGACCTGGTGGCCCTGCTTGGCAACATCGTGGGTTTCGCCCAGAACGATTTCGACCTGGAAAGCAACTACGACATGAAGAAGGTGCGCCTGGTCTTCGACCACGGACCCGGCCCGGTGACGGCGCACTGCTCGCGCAGCCAGATCGGGCAGGTGTTCCTGAACCTGATCAAGAACGGGGTGCAGGCCATGGGCGCGGTGGAGGCCAGGGGCTATGTGCCCACCCTGACCATGACCGTTCGCGAGGACCACGACACCTGCTATGTGGAATTCGCCGACAACGGCCCGGGCATCCCGGAGAGTGTGCAGAAGCACATCTTCGAGCCCTTCTTCACCACCAAGAAGCCGGGCAAGGGCACAGGGCTCGGGCTTTCGGTCTCCTACTTCATCGTGACCCGCAACCACGGCGGGCGCATGAGCGTCGAATCAACGCCGGGCAAGGGGGCGCGTTTCGTGGTGGCCCTGCCCAAATTCCCCCGAGGCCGCCAGCAAGGAGCCGCCGGAGCGTAA
- the corA gene encoding magnesium/cobalt transporter CorA, with product MLEHLRRRSKAVGHAPGTATYIGVERDTPVTLQMITYDVGSVDSVNPKHLRECSCYDKGPGVTWINIDGLHDAAVVNEAADVFKLHPLVVEDIVHTGQRPKMEDLGESIFVIIKMLSFNEKTRKVEDEQVSFILGRHYLLTFQEHANGDVFGEVRKRIMNRKGRVCSMGADYLLYALMDAVVDNYFIVLERMGEEIEDIEEMLLSAPKPAHLEALHDLRREALFLRKYIFPLREVVAKLEKGGNELIADSTIFYLRDLYDHTIQVMDTVETFRDMLSGMVELYLSNISLKMNEIMKVLTMFSSFFIPLTFIAGLYGMNFKFMPELEWEYGYYAVLTLMASVGGGMLLMFRRKGWIGKRSK from the coding sequence ATGCTCGAACACCTCCGGCGCCGCAGCAAGGCCGTAGGCCACGCCCCAGGCACAGCCACCTACATTGGCGTTGAGCGCGACACGCCCGTCACCCTCCAGATGATCACCTACGACGTTGGCAGCGTGGATTCCGTCAACCCCAAGCATCTGCGCGAGTGCTCCTGCTACGACAAGGGGCCGGGCGTTACCTGGATCAACATCGACGGCCTCCACGACGCCGCCGTGGTGAACGAGGCGGCCGATGTGTTCAAGCTCCACCCCCTGGTGGTGGAGGACATCGTGCACACCGGCCAGCGCCCCAAGATGGAGGATCTGGGCGAGTCCATCTTCGTCATCATCAAGATGCTCAGCTTCAACGAGAAGACGCGCAAGGTCGAGGACGAGCAGGTCAGCTTCATCCTGGGCCGCCACTACCTGCTCACCTTCCAGGAGCACGCCAACGGCGACGTCTTCGGGGAGGTGCGCAAGCGCATCATGAACCGCAAGGGCCGGGTCTGCAGCATGGGGGCCGACTATCTGCTCTACGCCCTGATGGACGCCGTGGTGGACAACTACTTCATCGTGCTGGAGCGCATGGGCGAGGAGATCGAGGACATCGAGGAGATGCTGCTCTCCGCGCCCAAACCCGCACACCTTGAGGCCCTGCACGACCTGCGGCGCGAGGCCCTGTTCCTGCGCAAGTACATCTTCCCCCTGCGCGAGGTGGTGGCCAAGCTGGAGAAGGGCGGCAACGAACTGATCGCCGACAGCACCATCTTCTACCTGCGCGACCTCTACGACCACACCATCCAGGTCATGGACACCGTGGAGACCTTCCGGGACATGCTCTCCGGCATGGTGGAGCTGTACCTCTCCAACATCAGCCTGAAGATGAACGAGATCATGAAGGTGCTGACCATGTTCTCCAGCTTCTTCATTCCGCTCACCTTCATCGCCGGCCTCTACGGCATGAACTTCAAGTTCATGCCCGAGCTGGAGTGGGAATACGGCTACTACGCCGTGCTCACGCTCATGGCCTCGGTGGGTGGGGGCATGCTGCTCATGTTCAGGCGCAAGGGCTGGATCGGGAAACGATCGAAATAG
- the glgP gene encoding alpha-glucan family phosphorylase yields the protein MQPLRVYSVVPKLPPRLKPLWELAYNLWYSWNNEIAELFAQVDQKLWRECELNPVAFLNRLPQRTLENLATDQFFLDRLTELRRNLEGYLAKTSISIPFPEGESKEPAIAYFSLEYGLSKGLPIYSGGLGILAGDHLKSASDLSLPLVAIGIAYQQGYFRQYLTPDGWQQERYPVYDFEQMPMTPCLDADGKRLLVSVDLKGDRVYAQVWRVAVGRISLYLLDTNIQENQPQFKQITTRLYGGNLEMRLWQEILLGIGGIKTLDALGFKPKVIHMNEGHSAFAGLERIRRFMENAGLTFEAAAELVASSSIFTTHTPVPAGNDRFPPDLMQPYFEDYARKLGLAWKVFLALGREDPRNDAEPFCMTVLALRLSRINNGVSVLHGFVSRNMWKRVWPQYPVEDVPIGAVTNGVHVPTWVAPDLALLFDRYMGPNWREDPDCPRVFEQTEAISDAELWRTHERLRERLIDFVRHRLHDQLLARGAKRKELQIAEEVLDPQALTIGFARRFATYKRATLLLSDQERLVKLLSDSSRPLQFIFAGKAHPHDNEGKKLIQQLVQLCETAECRYSMVFLEDYDIEIASYMYHGCDVWLNTPRRPLEACGTSGMKAMCNGVLNFSTLDGWWAEAWKPDNVLGWAIGLGEEYEDAQYQDFVESQMLYNVLENEILPTFYERGHGNLPRGWIRKMKESLKTLGPVFTSHRMVEDYARVAYGPAIENYNRLVKSDFAAAKDLAQWRMEMMTKWSSLQVRNVAATDPGQVFVGEPIVVTAEINLNGIRPQDVRVEVYSGPVDYEGKFTQRETTIMQPSDATQDGWQVFRGEVMPVEAGRFGFTVRILPHHPLLLDSHSLGLIKWADQG from the coding sequence GAGAACCTGGCCACGGACCAGTTCTTCCTGGACAGGCTCACGGAGCTCAGGCGCAACCTGGAAGGCTATCTCGCCAAGACCAGCATCTCCATCCCCTTCCCCGAAGGGGAGAGCAAAGAGCCGGCCATCGCCTACTTCAGCCTGGAGTACGGCCTCTCCAAGGGGCTGCCCATATACTCCGGCGGCCTGGGCATCCTGGCGGGCGACCACCTGAAGTCCGCCTCGGACCTGAGCCTGCCCCTGGTGGCCATCGGCATCGCCTACCAGCAGGGCTACTTCCGGCAGTACCTCACGCCCGACGGCTGGCAGCAGGAGCGCTACCCGGTCTACGACTTCGAGCAGATGCCCATGACCCCCTGCCTGGACGCCGACGGCAAGCGGCTGCTCGTCTCGGTGGACCTCAAGGGCGACCGCGTGTACGCCCAGGTCTGGCGGGTGGCGGTGGGGCGCATCAGCCTCTACCTGCTCGACACCAACATCCAGGAGAACCAGCCGCAGTTCAAGCAGATCACCACCAGGCTCTACGGCGGCAACCTGGAGATGCGCCTCTGGCAAGAGATCCTGCTGGGCATCGGCGGCATCAAGACCCTGGACGCCCTGGGCTTCAAGCCCAAGGTGATCCACATGAACGAGGGCCACTCCGCCTTCGCGGGCCTGGAGCGCATCCGCCGCTTCATGGAGAACGCCGGGCTGACCTTCGAGGCCGCGGCCGAGCTGGTGGCCTCGTCCTCCATCTTCACCACGCACACCCCGGTCCCGGCGGGCAACGACCGCTTCCCGCCCGACCTGATGCAGCCCTACTTCGAGGACTACGCGCGCAAGCTGGGCCTGGCCTGGAAGGTGTTCCTGGCCCTTGGCCGCGAAGACCCCCGCAACGACGCCGAGCCCTTCTGCATGACGGTGCTGGCGCTGAGGCTCTCGCGCATCAACAACGGCGTGTCCGTGCTGCACGGCTTCGTGTCGCGCAACATGTGGAAGCGGGTCTGGCCGCAGTACCCCGTGGAGGACGTGCCCATCGGCGCCGTGACCAACGGCGTGCACGTGCCCACCTGGGTCGCCCCGGACCTGGCCCTGCTCTTCGACCGCTACATGGGCCCCAACTGGCGCGAGGACCCGGACTGCCCCCGTGTGTTCGAGCAGACCGAGGCCATCTCCGACGCGGAGCTGTGGCGCACCCATGAGCGCCTGCGCGAACGCCTGATCGACTTCGTGCGCCATCGCCTGCACGACCAGCTGCTGGCGCGCGGCGCCAAGCGCAAGGAGCTGCAGATCGCCGAGGAGGTGCTGGACCCCCAGGCCCTGACCATCGGCTTCGCCCGGCGCTTCGCCACCTACAAGCGCGCGACCCTGCTGCTCTCCGACCAGGAGCGGCTGGTGAAGCTCCTCTCCGACTCGTCCAGGCCCCTGCAGTTCATCTTCGCGGGCAAGGCGCACCCCCACGACAACGAGGGCAAGAAGCTCATCCAGCAGCTGGTGCAGCTCTGCGAAACCGCCGAATGCCGCTACAGCATGGTCTTCCTGGAAGACTACGACATTGAGATCGCCTCCTACATGTACCACGGCTGCGACGTGTGGTTGAACACCCCGCGCCGCCCCCTGGAGGCCTGCGGCACCTCGGGCATGAAGGCCATGTGCAACGGCGTGCTCAACTTCTCCACCCTGGACGGCTGGTGGGCCGAGGCCTGGAAGCCAGACAACGTGCTGGGCTGGGCCATCGGCCTGGGTGAAGAGTACGAGGACGCCCAATACCAGGACTTCGTGGAGTCGCAGATGCTCTACAACGTCCTGGAGAACGAGATTCTCCCCACCTTCTACGAGCGGGGCCACGGCAACCTGCCGCGCGGCTGGATCCGCAAAATGAAGGAGTCCCTCAAGACCCTCGGGCCGGTGTTCACCTCCCACCGCATGGTGGAGGACTACGCCCGCGTGGCCTACGGCCCGGCCATCGAGAACTACAACCGCCTGGTCAAGTCCGACTTCGCCGCCGCCAAGGACCTGGCCCAGTGGCGCATGGAGATGATGACCAAGTGGTCGAGCCTGCAGGTGCGCAACGTTGCGGCCACGGATCCTGGGCAGGTGTTCGTGGGCGAGCCCATCGTGGTCACCGCGGAAATCAACCTGAACGGCATCCGCCCGCAGGACGTGCGCGTGGAGGTGTATTCCGGCCCCGTGGACTACGAGGGCAAGTTCACCCAGCGCGAGACCACAATCATGCAACCCAGCGACGCCACCCAGGACGGCTGGCAGGTGTTCCGGGGCGAGGTGATGCCCGTGGAGGCCGGCAGGTTCGGCTTCACCGTGCGCATCCTGCCGCACCACCCGCTGCTCCTGGACAGCCACTCGCTCGGGCTCATCAAGTGGGCGGACCAGGGGTAG